In a single window of the Cydia pomonella isolate Wapato2018A chromosome 2, ilCydPomo1, whole genome shotgun sequence genome:
- the LOC133515578 gene encoding peptidoglycan recognition protein-like, which translates to MGSASEQGMSGSEMTTMSGVRTERVARTATVYTIKIAPKFASVTENAEPVKAYSCLYVFLRLSCAFAALSLVLCTALILFFSLLFKRGELNIVDKAPHEWNITREDWQARDHSDNTTVTRFAPLKLVVVQHTVGLECHRFTNCAAVLRSLQRYYLESKDLGYDIPYNFLIGNDGRVYQGRGWNREGAHTYGYNRCSLGVAFIGNYSEELPIQSRVSDLQLLRFNMLLEDGVIMGFLRPDYSILPAMDLRETTSPGSNLYRALQNLDHYERTHSFRGMNCEAIYNKLGLPYHL; encoded by the coding sequence ATGGGGTCGGCCAGTGAGCAGGGCATGTCCGGCTCGGAGATGACAACGATGTCCGGGGTACGTACGGAGCGGGTGGCCCGGACGGCAACCGTGTACACAATTAAGATCGCCCCGAAGTTCGCCTCGGTCACGGAGAATGCTGAGCCGGTAAAGGCGTACTCATGCCTTTACGTGTTCTTAAGGCTCTCGTGCGCGTTCGCCGCGCTCTCGCTGGTGTTATGTACTGCGCTGATACTCTTCTTTTCGCTCTTGTTCAAGAGGGGCGAGCTCAACATCGTCGACAAAGCCCCTCATGAGTGGAACATCACCCGTGAAGATTGGCAGGCGCGCGACCACTCAGACAACACCACGGTGACACGATTCGCGCCGCTCAAGCTGGTGGTGGTGCAACACACCGTCGGCCTCGAATGCCACCGGTTCACCAACTGCGCCGCGGTGCTGCGGAGCTTGCAGAGGTACTACTTGGAGTCGAAGGATCTTGGCTACGATATACCGTACAATTTTTTGATCGGAAACGACGGGCGCGTGTATCAAGGCCGCGGTTGGAACCGAGAGGGCGCGCACACATATGGCTACAATCGCTGCTCTCTCGGCGTCGCTTTTATAGGAAACTACAGTGAAGAGCTGCCAATCCAAAGCCGCGTGAGCGACCTGCAGCTGCTGCGGTTCAACATGCTGCTGGAAGACGGCGTGATCATGGGCTTCCTCCGCCCTGACTACTCAATCCTGCCAGCTATGGACCTCCGCGAAACCACGAGCCCCGGAAGCAACCTCTACCGGGCTTTACAGAACTTGGATCACTACGAAAGAACCCATAGCTTTAGGGGTATGAACTGTGAGGccatatacaataaattaggtTTACCATATCATTTATGA